The DNA segment TGGTGAAGCCGGAGTTGTAGAAGCCCCGCACCTGCTTGCTGACGTCCGACAGGTCCACCGTCATCTCGTCGCCCGCCACGGTCACCTTGACGCGGATCGGGATGCGCTTGCCGATCTCCAGGCCGTCGTCGTCCATGAAGGACTCGGCCTCGTAGACGCCGTCGGGGATCGACAGCGTGTTCTTGCGCGCCACCGCCTCCGACGAATCCATGATGCGGCGGATCGAGCCGTTGACGGCGTCGGCGCCGTAGCGCTGCAGCAGCTCCATGTAGCGGCGCTCGCCGGTCGTGATGGCGGTGATCTGCGCGCGCAGGTCACCCAGCGCGCGCTCGGCCAGCCGCACGTTCATCGCGATGATGTCGATCAGGTCCTGGTTGACCACGCCTTCGCGCTGGTACTTGACGATGGGGATCTGGATCCCCTCGCTGAAGATGTCGGTGGTGACGTTGCCCAGCGTGCCGCCCACGTCCAGCCAGTGCGCCATGCAGCACGTGAAGCCCTCCAGCCGGTCGTCGTGGAACACCGGCATGGTGAAGGTGAAGTGGTTGAGGTGGCTGCCGGTGGTGTAGGCGTCGTTGGTGACCAGGATGTCGCCCGGCAAAATGTTCTCGTAGCCGAAGTGCCGGATCTTGGCCTTGACCGTCTCCGACATGCCGCGGATGAACATCGGCAGGCCCAGGCCGATCGACACCGTGTCGCCCTCCTTCGTGAACAGCCCGACGGTGAAGTCCAGCGCCTCGTAGATGATCAGGTTGTAGGCCGTGCGGGTCAGGTTGGTCTTCATCTCCTCGGTCACGGCGTAGAGGCCGTTGCGGATGACCTCGACGGTGATCGGATCGATCGCGACGTCGTTGCCGCTCGCGGCAGCGGCGGGGGTGGTGTAGGTGTCTTTCATGAGCGGTCGCTCCCGATGTCGATCTGCAGGTTGCCGAGTTCGTCCACGCGCAGCGCGTCGCCGGGCTGCACGACGGTGGTGGAGGCGTGCTCCTCGATGAGCGCCGGGCCGTCGATGAGGTTGCCCGCGCGCAGCAGGTCGCGCCGGTAGACCGGCGTGTCGGCCCAGCCGCCGGCGCGGAAGTACACCGGCTTGACGGTACGGCGCGCCGCGGCTTCAGGTCGCGCGGCGCCCTCCGCCACCTGGTGCTTCGGCGGCTTCTTCATGGTGCCCAGCACGGTCACGCGCAGGCTCACCAGGTCGGCCGGCTCCTTGGGCGCCGAGGTGCCGTAGCGCACCTTGTGCAGCTCGTCGAACTGGCGCTTGATGGCCGAGCGGTCCTTGCCCTCGAAGAACGCGAGCGGCAGGTCGACCGTCACGGCGTGCTCCTGGCCGACGTAGCGCATGTCGGCGGCGCGCTCGATGACCACGCCGTCGGCCTTCACGCCCGACTGCGCCAGCGCGTCGCGGCCCTCGTCCTCCATCGACTGGTAGGCGGCCTCGATCTCGTCGAACGAGACGTCGTTCAACTTGCGGAAGACCGAGCGCACGTAGTCGTAGCGCAGGTCCGAGAACAACATGCCGTAGGCCGAGAAGTAGCCCGGCGCGTACGGGATGAGCACCTTGCGGATGCCGATCTCGCGCGCGATGGCCGAGGCGTGCAGTGGTCCGGCGCCGCCGTAGACCACCATCGTGAAGCTGCCGGCGTCCAGTCCGCGCTCGGTCGTCACGGCCTTCACGGCGTGCGACATCTGCGTCACCGCGATGCGCAGGATGCCGTCGGCCGCCTCGGTCGGCTGCAGGCCCAATGGGGTGGCCACGCGCTCGGCCATCTGGCGCTGGCAGGCCTGCATGTCGAGCTTGAGCTCGCCGCCGAGGAAGTTGTCGGCGTCGAGCCGGCCGAGCACCAGGTTGGCGTCGGTCACGGTGGGTTCCTTGCCGCCGCGCCCGTAAGCGACCGGGCCGGGGATCGAGCCGGCGCTCTGCGGACCGACGCGCAGGGCGTTGCCGGTCTCGACGCGGGCGATCGAGCCGCCGCCGGTGCCGACCTCGTGGATGTCCATCATCGGGATCTGGATCGGCAGTGCGCGCTCGTAG comes from the Comamonadaceae bacterium OTU4NAUVB1 genome and includes:
- a CDS encoding hydantoinase/oxoprolinase family protein, translated to MANSPTPQTPRNLRIAVDIGGTFTDMAAFDEATGELMFGKALSTHGRLVDGIQATLDSADIDVRNGQLFLHGSTIAINTLLERNGANTALLITEGFRDIYEIGRVNRPDAYNLFFNKHQPLVKRSLRFEVAERLRADGSLHKALDEGAVRELAKELKGQGIEAVAVLLLHSYRNPAHEQRVKQILQEELPHAFVSASHELSQEYREFERVSTVVANAYVGPRVSQYLGQLETHLSAKGFEGDFYVVQSTGGLFPIEHARVGCVRMLESGPAAGVIGAQAICAQLGMGDAIAFDMGGTTAKAGVISEGRPLTTGSALIGGYERALPIQIPMMDIHEVGTGGGSIARVETGNALRVGPQSAGSIPGPVAYGRGGKEPTVTDANLVLGRLDADNFLGGELKLDMQACQRQMAERVATPLGLQPTEAADGILRIAVTQMSHAVKAVTTERGLDAGSFTMVVYGGAGPLHASAIAREIGIRKVLIPYAPGYFSAYGMLFSDLRYDYVRSVFRKLNDVSFDEIEAAYQSMEDEGRDALAQSGVKADGVVIERAADMRYVGQEHAVTVDLPLAFFEGKDRSAIKRQFDELHKVRYGTSAPKEPADLVSLRVTVLGTMKKPPKHQVAEGAARPEAAARRTVKPVYFRAGGWADTPVYRRDLLRAGNLIDGPALIEEHASTTVVQPGDALRVDELGNLQIDIGSDRS